The following are encoded in a window of Hemitrygon akajei chromosome 24, sHemAka1.3, whole genome shotgun sequence genomic DNA:
- the tsen34 gene encoding tRNA-splicing endonuclease subunit Sen34 isoform X1: protein MLLIHVREGRALVWDAEGASRLPRPPALWGRPVGSLARQPRQNTQLGLPLSLLPEEARLLAEEGLALLVRAPGPEQVGVRGGGEKEEEEKLRHSHTEQCRLALCQRRKELEALDQQIRRGRQLKNRRRPQGDVQEPREEEEEGTEKGVKETEEGEPPATPGPLKELAELEETFNFPLESCLVQLHTDCPRPRSLQPLDWRLPSPDWPYPGLESHQLRYAVFRDLRARGYYLTAGGKFGGDFLVYPGDPLRFHAHFIALCVPYGRQLPLQETVTAGRLGSNVKKTVLLCSVVEGGPGGLHFAALEWDPVSALQESPLQWT, encoded by the exons ATGCTGCTGATCCATGTGCGGGAGGGCCGTGCCCTGGTGTGGGATGCAGAGGGGGCCTCCCGCCTGCCTCGGCCCCCGGCCCTGTGGGGCCGGCCGGTGGGCTCACTGGCCCGGCAACCCCGGCAGAACACCCAGCTGGGCCTCCCCCTCAGCTTGCTGCCTGAGGAGGCACGGCTGCTGGCTGAAGAGGGGCTGGCGCTGCTGGTGAGGGCGCCGGGGCCGGAGCAAGTGGGGGTCCGAGGAgggggggagaaagaggaggaggagaagctgcGACACTCCCACACCGAGCAGTGCCGCCTGGCCCTGTGCCAGAGGAGGAAGGAACTTGAGGCCCTCGACCAGCAGATTCGGAGGGGGCGGCAGCTGAAGAACAGGAGACGGCCACAGGGAG ATGTCCAGGAGCCccgtgaggaggaggaggaggggacagAGAAAGGAGTAAAGGAGACAGAGGAGGGGGAGCCCCCAGCCACCCCTGGCCCCCTGAAGGAGCTGGCCGAACTGGAGGAGACCTTCAACTTCCCGCTGGAGAGCTGCCTGGTGCAACTGCATACTGACTGCCCCCGCCCGCGTTCCCTGCAGCCCCTGGACTGGCGCCTGCCCTCCCCGGACTGGCCTTACCCTGGCCTTGAGTCCCACCAGCTGCGCTACGCAGTCTTCCGGGACCTGCGGGCCCGCGGATACTACCTCACCGCCGGTGGAAAGTTCGGCGGAGACTTCCTCGTCTACCCGG gtgaccCACTGCGGTTCCACGCTCACTTCATCGCCCTCTGCGTCCCTTACGGCCGGCAGTTGCCGCTGCAGGAGACTGTCACGGCCGGGCGGCTCGGATCCAACGTCAAGAAGACAGTGCTGCTGTGCTCCGTGGTGGAGGGGGGGCCCGGTGGTTTACACTTCGCTGCGCTGGAGTGGGATCCAGTGAGCGCGCTCCAGGAATCGCCGTTACAGTGGACATGA